Proteins encoded by one window of uncultured Bacteroides sp.:
- a CDS encoding rhamnogalacturonan lyase, translated as MKSIYLKVNRFVLILSVLFCNIAFCPIIYCKPIPNYKVVLTDKPNRGMIAIHRGKGEVSVSWRMFKKDASDICFDIYRTASGEKPIRINNEPLAYSTYYTDHNVDTSKDQLYSLYIHNNNKKAEKPISTYLLSVERAKKPYISIPLVPLKFESAALFQPNDASVGDLDGDGELEIVIKRMGAFYACSQAGMCPGGIILEAYKLNGTRLWQMDLGPNIRQGAQYFQFLVYDFDGDGRAEVAMKTSEGTRFGDNKVIGDANGDGVTDYINRDSTSRMYGKILTGPEYFSVVDGRTGKELARGPYIERGKVEDWGDNYGNRVDRQLGAVGYFDGKTPCIFWGRGYNGKSVMHTWTFRNGKLKRLWVFDTSADKKYKDYEDQGNHNIRIGDVDGDGKDEVIYGACAIDHDGTPLHTTKLGHGDAMHLTDIDPSHPGLEVWQSHEYAPSPAGSSLRDAVTGELLVKIPSTSDVGRCMCADIDPRYAGCEIWSSQSGGLLSCKGELISKKVPSINMAVWWDGDLSRELLDGTRIEKWTGNGVITLFDGKKDGILSNNGSKANPCLAADILGDWREEVIWRSKDNNELRIYLTPYETSYRFPSFLEDIIYRLSVVTQNVGYNQPTQPGFYFGTDNDQTMKKAFDKLDNVSWKEKMSDNGSEDWTNQWFLDGKRAKITNTNSGMRFDAGSTPLSDADHAVLWTKKDFKGNIKVDYDFVRLDTVNRFVNIIYLQAEGSGKAPYSKDIAEWNNLREVPAMNTYFNHMNALHLSYAAFENDSPINNPDYIRARRYMPETGKGLAGTNLSPEYLSPQLFQTNIKHHITIIKNDKIVMMRVTCNNKDRYFRFTTDGFPAIESGKIGLRQMCTRESLYSNFKVSEQ; from the coding sequence ATGAAATCAATCTATTTAAAAGTAAACAGATTTGTATTGATCTTATCTGTTTTGTTCTGTAATATTGCATTTTGCCCAATTATTTATTGTAAGCCTATTCCTAATTATAAGGTTGTATTGACTGATAAACCCAATAGAGGGATGATCGCTATCCATAGAGGGAAGGGAGAGGTCTCTGTCTCGTGGAGAATGTTTAAAAAAGATGCTTCGGATATCTGCTTTGATATTTATCGCACAGCCTCAGGTGAAAAACCAATCAGAATAAATAATGAGCCTCTTGCTTATTCCACATATTATACTGATCATAATGTTGACACTTCTAAAGATCAGCTATATTCACTTTATATCCATAATAATAACAAGAAAGCTGAAAAGCCCATTTCTACTTATCTTTTATCCGTAGAGCGTGCCAAGAAGCCATATATCTCTATACCTCTGGTTCCGCTAAAATTTGAATCGGCCGCTTTGTTTCAACCCAATGATGCTTCAGTAGGAGATTTGGACGGCGATGGTGAACTGGAAATCGTAATAAAAAGAATGGGAGCCTTTTATGCTTGTTCGCAAGCGGGTATGTGCCCGGGAGGGATTATACTTGAAGCGTATAAATTAAATGGTACTCGTCTGTGGCAAATGGATTTAGGTCCCAATATTCGTCAGGGAGCGCAATACTTTCAGTTCCTGGTTTATGATTTTGATGGTGACGGACGTGCGGAAGTTGCTATGAAAACCTCTGAAGGAACTCGTTTTGGCGATAATAAAGTAATAGGAGATGCTAATGGCGATGGGGTTACTGATTACATCAACCGTGATTCTACATCAAGAATGTATGGCAAGATCCTAACCGGACCTGAATATTTCTCTGTGGTAGATGGGCGAACCGGAAAGGAATTGGCGCGTGGTCCTTATATTGAAAGGGGAAAAGTAGAAGACTGGGGAGATAATTATGGAAACAGAGTAGATAGACAGCTGGGAGCAGTTGGTTATTTTGATGGCAAAACTCCTTGCATCTTCTGGGGGAGAGGTTATAATGGTAAATCAGTGATGCATACCTGGACTTTCAGAAACGGGAAACTAAAACGTTTGTGGGTATTTGATACATCTGCAGATAAGAAATATAAAGATTACGAAGATCAGGGAAATCATAATATCCGCATAGGCGATGTGGATGGCGATGGAAAAGACGAAGTAATTTATGGTGCATGCGCCATTGATCATGATGGTACACCTCTTCACACAACAAAACTTGGGCACGGCGACGCCATGCATCTTACAGATATTGACCCATCTCATCCCGGTCTGGAAGTATGGCAAAGTCATGAATATGCACCAAGTCCGGCTGGATCAAGTTTGCGCGATGCTGTAACAGGCGAACTTCTCGTGAAGATTCCTTCAACATCGGATGTTGGCCGATGTATGTGTGCCGATATTGACCCAAGATATGCAGGATGCGAGATTTGGTCTTCTCAATCGGGAGGATTACTTTCCTGCAAAGGAGAGCTTATATCAAAGAAAGTTCCATCCATTAATATGGCTGTATGGTGGGATGGCGACTTAAGCAGAGAATTGCTTGATGGAACACGTATTGAAAAATGGACAGGTAATGGGGTAATCACTCTTTTTGATGGAAAGAAAGATGGTATTCTCTCAAATAATGGATCTAAAGCTAATCCATGTCTGGCTGCCGATATTCTTGGAGACTGGCGTGAAGAAGTAATCTGGAGATCTAAAGATAATAATGAATTGCGGATTTATCTCACTCCTTATGAAACCTCTTATCGTTTCCCTTCTTTCCTTGAAGATATTATCTATCGGTTAAGCGTTGTTACACAGAATGTGGGATACAATCAACCGACACAACCTGGATTTTACTTTGGAACCGACAATGACCAAACCATGAAGAAAGCTTTTGATAAGTTGGATAATGTTAGCTGGAAAGAAAAGATGAGTGATAATGGTTCCGAAGACTGGACGAATCAGTGGTTCCTTGACGGTAAGCGAGCTAAAATAACAAATACAAACTCAGGAATGCGTTTCGATGCAGGTTCAACTCCTCTTAGTGATGCAGATCATGCTGTTCTGTGGACGAAGAAAGATTTTAAAGGGAATATAAAAGTAGATTACGACTTCGTTCGTTTAGATACCGTTAATCGCTTTGTAAATATCATATATCTGCAAGCAGAAGGAAGTGGAAAGGCTCCCTATTCAAAAGATATTGCAGAATGGAATAACCTGCGTGAAGTTCCTGCTATGAATACATATTTCAATCACATGAATGCATTGCATCTTAGTTATGCAGCTTTTGAAAATGATTCTCCCATAAATAACCCGGATTATATTCGTGCCCGTCGATACATGCCCGAAACAGGGAAAGGACTAGCAGGTACAAATCTTAGCCCTGAATATCTTTCTCCCCAGCTCTTTCAGACAAACATAAAACATCATATAACTATTATCAAGAATGATAAAATAGTAATGATGCGTGTTACATGTAATAATAAAGATCGTTATTTCCGTTTCACAACCGATGGCTTTCCTGCAATAGAATCAGGCAAAATAGGTTTGAGACAAATGTGCACCCGTGAGTCACTTTATAGTAACTTTAAAGTTTCTGAGCAGTAA
- the amrS gene encoding AmmeMemoRadiSam system radical SAM enzyme: MNLGKWHKRSLYQEKAEGNSVRCHICPHNCLIHEGGMGLCKTRVNKGGILYSISYGNPCSISIDPIEKKPLFHFFPGERIYSLATAGCNFRCLNCQNWQISQTSPQELDHYDLMPEEVVEQAIAHNTKLIAFTYTEPTVFYEYMYDTAKIAHEKGLKTVFISNGYINQQPLTDLCPYIDAANIDLKCFDDAIYRKLDGGRLQPVLDTLKTLKEKNVWLEITNLLVPTYTDNAEMIEKMCHWLVENGFTETPLHFSRFFPDYKLIDLPPTPESLLIQAKNIAIIAGLKFVYIGNIPSLNGEDTHCPACKQTIIERNYFTVTRNSINKGKCNFCGEPIAGIWE; encoded by the coding sequence ATGAATTTAGGGAAATGGCATAAACGTTCGCTTTATCAGGAAAAAGCAGAAGGTAACAGCGTCCGCTGTCATATCTGCCCGCATAACTGTCTGATTCATGAAGGAGGAATGGGCCTTTGCAAAACCAGAGTGAACAAAGGTGGCATCCTCTATTCCATCTCCTATGGAAATCCTTGCTCAATAAGTATAGACCCTATAGAAAAGAAGCCACTTTTTCACTTCTTTCCCGGAGAAAGAATTTACTCTCTAGCAACTGCCGGGTGCAACTTCCGCTGTCTGAATTGTCAGAACTGGCAAATTTCTCAGACTTCACCGCAGGAGTTGGATCATTATGATTTGATGCCTGAGGAGGTGGTGGAACAAGCTATTGCACACAACACTAAATTAATTGCATTTACTTATACTGAACCGACGGTTTTCTATGAGTATATGTATGACACTGCTAAAATAGCACACGAAAAGGGATTGAAAACGGTCTTTATCTCTAATGGATACATTAACCAGCAACCTCTAACCGACCTTTGTCCCTATATTGATGCAGCAAATATTGACCTGAAATGTTTCGATGATGCCATTTATCGTAAACTGGATGGTGGACGGCTGCAACCGGTACTCGACACGCTCAAGACTCTGAAAGAAAAGAATGTGTGGCTTGAAATCACTAATCTGTTGGTTCCTACCTATACCGACAATGCTGAAATGATTGAAAAGATGTGCCATTGGTTGGTAGAAAACGGTTTTACGGAAACTCCGCTACACTTTAGCAGATTTTTCCCCGATTACAAACTGATAGACTTACCACCCACACCGGAATCGCTGCTCATTCAGGCCAAAAACATTGCAATAATAGCCGGACTAAAGTTTGTCTACATAGGAAACATCCCGAGCCTCAACGGTGAAGACACACACTGTCCGGCATGTAAGCAGACAATAATAGAACGCAACTACTTTACTGTGACCAGAAATTCTATTAACAAAGGGAAGTGCAATTTTTGCGGTGAACCAATAGCCGGAATCTGGGAATAA
- the amrB gene encoding AmmeMemoRadiSam system protein B: MSDRYPVFNRKPAVAGQFYPANPDVLQQELSELFAVAAPKECKHVRAIISPHAGYVFSGEIAASAFNQIDNSVDYKRIFLIASSHQAYFEGASVYCDGDFLMPYGKEEVDTEFGKILVEGYPELFSDDRSPHLNEHSIEVQLPFLHYVLKGKYKIVPIVLGTSDHSVCRRIAVVLKPYLNAENLFVVSSDFSHYPNYVNAKSVDLATEQAIVSKEPKHLLSVLAEHIGKRVPHLSTSLCGWTSVLTLLYMTENNDSFNYKGIKYCNSGDSPTYGDHDRVVGYWAIALVEKELDKDEFSLSEEDKQQLLQEARRSIENLFWDVERPALDIDKCSAALKTKCGAFVSLHKDGNLRGCIGQMTGDKPLLKVVRDKSVWAAINDSRFPPVTEDELDDIDIEISVLSPLRKIQDVSEIEMGVHGIYITQGYFSGVFLPQVATETGWDKETFLGHCARDKAGIGWDGWKNADIYIFTATIFGEKE; encoded by the coding sequence ATGAGTGACAGGTATCCAGTTTTCAATCGTAAGCCCGCTGTGGCTGGACAATTTTATCCTGCAAATCCTGATGTTCTGCAACAAGAGCTTTCCGAGCTTTTTGCAGTAGCTGCTCCGAAAGAATGTAAACACGTGCGAGCCATCATCAGTCCTCATGCCGGATATGTTTTTTCCGGAGAAATAGCCGCTTCGGCTTTTAATCAGATTGATAATAGTGTCGATTATAAACGTATATTTCTAATAGCCTCGTCTCATCAAGCTTACTTTGAAGGTGCATCGGTTTATTGCGATGGCGATTTCCTGATGCCGTACGGGAAAGAAGAAGTGGATACTGAATTTGGAAAAATCTTAGTAGAAGGCTATCCGGAACTTTTTTCCGATGATAGATCACCTCATTTAAACGAGCATAGCATTGAAGTACAACTTCCTTTTTTACATTATGTTCTGAAAGGGAAATACAAGATTGTACCTATTGTTCTGGGAACATCTGATCATTCCGTTTGCAGACGGATTGCCGTGGTTTTAAAACCTTATCTGAATGCAGAAAATTTATTTGTTGTGAGTTCAGATTTTTCTCATTATCCAAACTATGTGAATGCTAAATCCGTAGATCTGGCTACTGAACAGGCTATTGTATCCAAGGAACCAAAACATTTGTTGTCTGTATTAGCGGAACATATTGGAAAACGCGTTCCTCATTTATCAACTAGCCTATGTGGTTGGACTTCAGTACTGACATTACTTTATATGACCGAAAATAATGATTCATTTAATTATAAGGGAATTAAATACTGTAACTCTGGTGACTCTCCTACATACGGTGATCACGATAGAGTAGTGGGTTATTGGGCCATTGCCTTGGTGGAAAAGGAACTTGATAAAGATGAATTTTCTCTTTCGGAAGAAGATAAGCAGCAGTTATTACAAGAAGCAAGACGATCCATTGAAAATTTGTTCTGGGATGTGGAGCGGCCGGCTTTAGATATTGATAAGTGTTCTGCCGCTCTTAAAACGAAATGCGGCGCTTTCGTATCTCTTCATAAAGATGGAAATCTTCGTGGATGTATCGGACAAATGACAGGTGATAAGCCTTTGCTCAAGGTTGTTCGTGATAAATCTGTCTGGGCAGCTATAAATGATTCCCGCTTTCCTCCGGTAACTGAAGATGAACTAGATGATATCGATATTGAAATCTCCGTGCTTTCTCCTTTACGAAAGATTCAGGATGTTTCTGAGATAGAGATGGGGGTACATGGGATTTATATAACTCAAGGGTACTTTAGTGGAGTTTTTTTGCCTCAGGTAGCTACCGAAACGGGTTGGGATAAGGAGACTTTTCTTGGACACTGTGCCCGCGATAAGGCAGGCATAGGATGGGATGGCTGGAAGAATGCTGATATTTATATTTTTACTGCTACAATTTTTGGTGAAAAAGAGTGA
- a CDS encoding RagB/SusD family nutrient uptake outer membrane protein translates to MKKIIYSICAFSFFILLSGCNSFFNPDADDVLQEKDYVGNYTELYSGFMGIAGAVQSVAEKGMFLEGLRGDLFEPTNNASRDIWDVYNYSNDLKGNALANPKGYYNVILNCNDYIQHVFAYRKINPTALTSEAYDGLIGGALRYKAWAYLMLAKIYGEAIYLDDPLTSYQDLSKYPTLGFDEIIEKCRSLVVDGVNGVNGKGVIRWSAELFPGQADSPTNLQWNRICPTPECLLAEIYLYQNNYQDAWTNCVSIIRQGGDEASFQLNLSEYNGEWKKFGREFCRMEHITVAFFDYSLNQTNHVIDYLSNTVPNSYLLRPTAVAMDRFNTQYTSGGLLGDKYRGNGVTFKQVNNDWVMEKFLSGHETSSTIYRNDVQICLYRAAQIHLFLVESLVGLGRFQEALAFMNDGVGSYYNTTTGTFLPPFQEYPSSLYVTSSASNKANRGIRGRVDLGKVGESVLKVPNSDINKDKMMLDSLIVEETSLEMAGEASAYYTMIRMAKRWGDSTRKVWADKVASKYSNGGGTIKSNLESNINNWFIKYDLK, encoded by the coding sequence ATGAAAAAAATAATATATTCAATTTGTGCTTTTTCTTTTTTCATCTTATTGTCAGGATGCAATAGCTTTTTCAATCCTGATGCAGATGATGTACTTCAGGAAAAAGATTATGTAGGTAATTATACAGAACTTTATTCTGGATTTATGGGAATTGCTGGAGCTGTGCAGTCTGTGGCAGAAAAAGGTATGTTCCTTGAAGGTTTACGTGGTGATCTGTTCGAACCGACTAATAATGCATCACGTGATATCTGGGATGTATATAATTATTCGAATGACTTAAAAGGTAATGCTTTAGCTAACCCAAAAGGTTATTATAATGTTATATTAAACTGTAATGATTATATTCAGCATGTGTTTGCATATAGAAAAATTAATCCTACAGCACTAACATCAGAAGCTTATGATGGTTTAATAGGTGGTGCTCTTCGCTACAAAGCATGGGCATATCTTATGTTAGCAAAGATTTATGGTGAAGCAATTTATCTGGATGATCCTTTGACTTCATATCAGGACTTATCTAAATATCCAACTTTGGGCTTTGATGAAATTATTGAAAAATGTAGGTCGTTAGTGGTTGATGGTGTAAATGGAGTTAATGGTAAAGGTGTTATTAGATGGTCAGCAGAACTCTTTCCTGGTCAGGCAGATTCACCAACAAACTTGCAATGGAATCGTATTTGTCCTACTCCTGAATGTCTGTTGGCTGAGATTTATTTGTACCAGAATAACTACCAGGATGCATGGACTAACTGTGTGAGCATAATTCGTCAAGGTGGTGATGAAGCTAGTTTTCAATTAAATCTAAGTGAATACAATGGCGAGTGGAAGAAATTTGGTCGTGAGTTTTGCCGTATGGAGCACATTACTGTTGCTTTCTTTGATTATAGTTTAAATCAGACGAATCATGTAATTGATTATTTGTCCAATACAGTACCTAATTCATATCTATTGAGACCTACTGCTGTTGCGATGGATAGATTTAATACACAGTACACTTCAGGCGGTTTATTAGGAGATAAATATAGAGGGAATGGAGTGACATTTAAACAGGTAAATAATGATTGGGTAATGGAAAAATTTCTTTCCGGTCATGAAACTTCAAGTACAATCTATCGGAATGATGTACAGATCTGTTTATACCGAGCTGCACAAATCCATCTTTTCTTAGTAGAGTCTTTAGTTGGACTGGGACGTTTTCAAGAAGCTTTGGCTTTCATGAATGATGGAGTTGGTTCTTATTATAATACTACTACAGGAACATTTTTACCTCCTTTCCAAGAGTATCCGTCATCACTTTATGTTACGTCTTCTGCCAGTAACAAAGCAAATCGTGGAATTCGCGGAAGAGTTGATTTAGGAAAAGTTGGTGAATCAGTACTTAAAGTTCCTAATTCTGATATCAATAAAGACAAAATGATGCTCGATTCTCTTATTGTGGAAGAAACATCGCTCGAAATGGCTGGTGAAGCTTCTGCATATTACACAATGATTCGTATGGCAAAACGTTGGGGAGATAGTACACGTAAGGTTTGGGCTGATAAAGTTGCTTCCAAATATTCTAATGGTGGAGGTACAATTAAATCAAATCTGGAATCGAATATTAATAACTGGTTTATTAAGTATGATTTGAAATAA
- a CDS encoding SusC/RagA family TonB-linked outer membrane protein has translation MNKYKFVILIIFILLSHISVVAQDLIKLEGTVVDPYNNAPIEGAVISLSGQPGSVKTDDKGRFQVEVKSLKGEVSVWYPGYYTNVQPIANRKKLRFVMVSQDKYGYSENMILPLKGITNIRNKQTNLNAIQKNGVNLNKVDLDQSLMNIPGLQVLGKGGMPGEGNYFSIRGANSVTANSTPLIVVNGVPYMPDMNESGIIGGFSRNILGAMNAHDIENITVLKGADAAMYGSLGSNGVIMIETDKAVDLDTKVEFIGQYGIEKNQSTFPVMGVNDYKSYVSNVALTKYSDMADVLTQFPYLIDDPTYYYNYKYNNNTNWQKEIYAPGFFTDNVLKIKGGDAIAKYDVSLGYQNRAGQLKGTSFSKFYTRLNADVNLNKNISMFSTVSMAYINSQMQEQGMLEETNPLLTALKKAPLLSPYEKDADNNMLPDLATIRDVDGNLIVNNMVSNPLSVVSNVKMKEHLYDVQMNFGLNYKFTDAFSLKGLVGLYYNRSYQSAFVPGISEQTIMPLDDQIAENTIKAGQAETFNVYFNLNANYAKTFNEVHAFKASVGAQVAMNKSECDAGKGINSSSDFYKTLNYVSTTGGRSFYGYNDMWNWLNYNYSTQYTYNNQIAAGINLSMDASSSTGPNASRYKLYPAFNIAWYAKNSLFKNIDILNNLTLRAEYVTTGNSRFSSSLSKYNYMNKIFRQLSGLTRAGIPNTNIVPELNKTFGVGADLSLWNHRLDMTLDYYHTKNSNLIMPRSISSAFGVDYLYDNVATAKNSGFEAGLQLAVVQTKDWKWYLGGSISFNKNEITDLDGENSLVLNMTDGSAIISEVGKPLYSFYGYKTNGVFSTSKEAQTAGKNGTSLTNIAGKAFEAGDVHFVDQNNDGVIDDRDRVNLGSAAPDYYGNFFTTLQYKGFELSATFGYSKGNKMYNAVRQSMESMKDFTNQLISVNNRWTADGQITNMPRATYGDPMGNARFSDRWIEDASFIKLKELMVSYKFKYLGGTTVFVSGENLFTITDYLGLDPETMYSYDSSMRGFDYGKIALPRSIKFGFKLQF, from the coding sequence ATGAATAAATATAAATTTGTAATACTGATAATTTTTATCCTTCTTAGCCACATTTCTGTTGTAGCTCAAGATTTGATAAAATTGGAAGGTACGGTAGTAGACCCTTATAATAATGCTCCAATTGAGGGGGCAGTGATTAGTCTTAGTGGACAACCAGGTTCCGTTAAGACGGACGATAAAGGACGTTTTCAAGTAGAAGTAAAATCTCTTAAAGGGGAGGTTAGTGTATGGTATCCTGGCTATTATACAAATGTTCAGCCTATAGCTAACCGGAAAAAATTGCGGTTCGTAATGGTTTCTCAAGATAAATATGGTTATTCAGAGAATATGATTTTACCATTAAAAGGTATTACAAATATTCGTAATAAACAGACAAATCTAAATGCTATTCAAAAGAATGGTGTAAACTTGAATAAAGTAGATTTGGATCAAAGTTTAATGAATATCCCTGGTTTACAAGTTCTAGGTAAAGGGGGAATGCCTGGAGAAGGTAATTATTTTAGTATAAGAGGTGCTAATTCTGTAACAGCAAACTCAACTCCTTTGATTGTTGTCAATGGAGTTCCATATATGCCGGATATGAATGAATCAGGTATAATTGGAGGCTTTTCAAGGAATATCTTAGGGGCGATGAATGCACACGATATTGAAAATATAACAGTGTTGAAAGGTGCTGATGCTGCAATGTATGGATCTTTAGGTTCTAATGGAGTTATCATGATTGAAACAGATAAAGCTGTGGATTTAGATACAAAAGTTGAATTTATTGGGCAATATGGCATTGAAAAGAATCAGTCTACTTTTCCTGTAATGGGAGTAAATGATTATAAAAGTTATGTTAGTAATGTTGCATTAACGAAATATTCTGATATGGCTGATGTGCTGACACAGTTCCCTTATTTAATAGATGATCCAACTTATTATTATAATTATAAATATAATAATAATACGAATTGGCAGAAAGAAATATATGCCCCAGGATTCTTTACAGATAATGTATTAAAGATAAAAGGAGGAGATGCAATTGCTAAATATGATGTTTCTTTAGGTTATCAGAATAGAGCTGGTCAGCTAAAAGGAACGAGCTTCTCCAAATTTTATACTCGTTTGAATGCTGATGTGAATCTAAATAAAAATATATCAATGTTTTCTACAGTTTCAATGGCTTATATCAACAGTCAAATGCAGGAACAAGGTATGCTTGAAGAAACAAATCCCTTGCTTACTGCATTAAAGAAGGCTCCGTTATTATCTCCATATGAAAAAGATGCTGATAATAATATGCTTCCTGATTTAGCTACAATCCGTGATGTTGATGGTAATCTTATAGTGAACAACATGGTAAGTAATCCTTTGTCTGTTGTTTCTAACGTAAAGATGAAGGAGCACTTATATGATGTACAGATGAATTTTGGACTTAACTATAAATTTACTGATGCTTTTAGCTTGAAAGGCCTTGTTGGTTTATATTATAATAGAAGTTATCAATCTGCATTTGTTCCTGGTATTTCTGAACAAACTATCATGCCTCTTGATGATCAGATAGCTGAGAATACAATTAAGGCTGGTCAAGCTGAAACTTTTAATGTGTATTTTAATTTGAATGCTAATTATGCGAAAACGTTCAATGAAGTTCATGCTTTCAAAGCTTCCGTCGGAGCTCAGGTTGCTATGAATAAAAGTGAATGCGACGCAGGTAAAGGTATTAACTCTAGTTCGGATTTTTATAAGACATTAAATTATGTGAGTACTACAGGAGGACGTTCATTCTATGGCTATAATGATATGTGGAATTGGTTAAATTATAATTATAGTACACAATATACTTACAATAACCAAATAGCTGCAGGAATAAACTTATCAATGGATGCATCTTCATCAACAGGTCCGAATGCTAGCAGATATAAGTTATACCCAGCTTTTAACATTGCATGGTATGCAAAAAACTCTCTTTTTAAGAATATAGATATTCTCAACAATTTAACCTTAAGAGCAGAATATGTGACCACTGGTAATAGTCGTTTCTCTTCTTCATTGAGTAAATACAATTATATGAATAAGATCTTTAGACAATTATCAGGTTTAACCAGAGCAGGTATACCTAATACTAATATTGTTCCTGAACTAAATAAAACATTTGGAGTAGGAGCCGATTTATCTTTATGGAATCATCGGTTAGACATGACGTTGGATTACTATCATACTAAAAACAGTAATTTAATTATGCCACGTTCTATTTCTTCTGCTTTTGGTGTCGATTATCTGTACGATAATGTAGCAACAGCAAAGAATTCTGGATTTGAAGCTGGTTTGCAATTGGCTGTTGTTCAAACAAAGGATTGGAAATGGTATTTAGGAGGATCAATATCATTCAATAAAAATGAAATTACTGATCTAGATGGAGAAAACAGCTTAGTATTGAATATGACAGATGGTTCTGCTATAATTTCTGAAGTAGGCAAACCACTTTATAGTTTTTACGGATATAAAACAAACGGTGTTTTCTCAACTTCAAAAGAAGCTCAGACTGCAGGTAAAAATGGAACATCATTAACTAACATAGCTGGGAAGGCTTTTGAGGCAGGAGATGTACATTTTGTAGATCAGAATAATGATGGAGTAATTGATGATAGAGATAGAGTAAATTTGGGAAGTGCAGCTCCTGATTATTATGGTAATTTCTTCACTACATTGCAATATAAAGGCTTTGAACTGTCGGCAACATTTGGTTACAGCAAAGGCAACAAGATGTACAATGCTGTTCGTCAGAGTATGGAATCAATGAAAGATTTTACAAATCAGTTGATTTCCGTTAATAATCGCTGGACAGCAGATGGCCAGATTACAAACATGCCACGAGCTACTTATGGAGATCCAATGGGAAATGCACGCTTTTCTGATCGTTGGATTGAAGATGCCTCTTTTATCAAACTTAAAGAGTTAATGGTAAGTTATAAGTTTAAGTACCTAGGAGGAACTACAGTATTTGTATCCGGAGAGAATTTATTCACTATTACAGATTATTTAGGATTAGATCCAGAGACAATGTATTCATATGATTCTTCAATGAGAGGATTTGATTATGGTAAAATTGCCCTTCCTCGTTCTATTAAATTTGGTTTTAAATTGCAATTCTAA